One genomic region from Anguilla rostrata isolate EN2019 chromosome 2, ASM1855537v3, whole genome shotgun sequence encodes:
- the LOC135249425 gene encoding gastrula zinc finger protein XlCGF28.1-like, which produces MKHESTENLVSDLMDTVMNGAGDNQAEPWQYAGEPSPNCKKEEIHDLLTSCGDLPHYCDKNSGNNMTTIVQKSRNSCRKYLLCQKINVNTEPIIRPNSSKNPSLLNLILQNKGEIHTEEKLPKCTPCKKYFRTKSDLKLHLRIHRGRKPLKCIPCGKCFSKIADLNNHLSIHIGEKSCQCIQCGTSFSQSTTLKVHMMIHTGEKAYRCSHCGKCFPFISQLNKHHRIHTGEKPYQCIECGKCFSQSSSLNVHKMSHTGKKPYRCSHCGKCFNKISDLKTHQRIHTGEKPYKCSHCGKCFYNLSDLKTHQRIHTGEKPYRCSHCGKCFSAISHLNRHQRIHTGEKPYKCIECGKCFSQSGTLNVHKMIHTGEKPHKCSQCGKCFAKMSHLCTHQRSHTGEKPYKCSHCGKCFSSISQLNIHQRIHTGEKPYKCIECGKCFSQSGTLNIHKMIHTGEKPYKCSHCVKCFSRISYLKAHQRIHTGEKPY; this is translated from the coding sequence ATGAAGCATGAGTCCACTGAAAATTTAGTGAGTGATCTCATGGATACCGTGATGAATGGAGCTGGTGACAATCAGGCTGAGCCATGGCAATATGCAGGAGAGCCAAGcccaaactgtaaaaaagaagaaattcatGATTTGCTGACTAGTTGTGGGGATTTACCTCATTACTGTGACAAAAACAGTGGAAATAATATGACAACAATTGTCCAGAAAAGTAGAAATAGTTGCAGGAAATATTTACTTTGCcagaaaattaatgtaaatactGAACCCATAATTAGGCCTAATTCAAGTAAAAACCCAAGCCTTTTGAATTTAATTCTacaaaataaaggtgaaattcACACAGAAGAAAAGCTGCCCAAGTGTACACCGTGCAAGAAATATTTTCGTACAAAATCTGATTTAAAGTtgcacctgagaattcatagaGGTAGAAAGCCCTTAAAATGTATTCCATGTGGaaagtgtttttccaaaatagCTGATTTAAATAATCACCTGAGTATTCATATAGGTGAAAAGTCATGTCAGTGCATTCAGTGTGGGACATCTTTCTCCCAATCAACCACATTGAAAGTTCACATgatgattcatacaggtgaaaaggcATACAGATGTTCTCATTGTGGAAAGTGCTTTCCCTTTATATCTCAGTTAAATAAGCACCacagaattcatacaggtgaaaagccataccaGTGCATTGagtgtgggaaatgtttttctcaATCAAGCTCATTAAATGTACACAAGATGAGTCATACAGGCAAAAAGCCCTACAGATGTTCtcattgtgggaagtgctttaacaaaatatctgatttaaagacccaccagagaattcatacaggtgaaaagccctacaaatgttctcattgtgggaagtgcttttacAATTTATCTGATTTAAAGacccaccagagaattcatacaggtgaaaagccctacagaTGTTCtcattgtgggaagtgcttttctgcaatatctcatttaaataggcaccagagaattcatacaggtgagaagCCATACAAATGCAttgagtgtgggaagtgtttttctcaGTCAGGTACAttaaatgtacataaaatgaTTCATACAGGAGAAAAGCCACACAAATGTTCTCAATGTGGAAAGTGCTTTGCCAAAATGTCTCATTTATGTACCCACCAGAGAagtcatacaggtgaaaagccctacaaatgttctcattgtgggaagtgcttttcctcAATATCTCAGTTAAATATTCACCAGAGAATTCACACAGGTGAGAAGCCATACAAATGTATTGagtgtgggaaatgtttttctcaGTCAGGCACATTAAATATACACAAgatgattcatacaggtgaaaagccctacaaatgttctcattgTGTGAAGTGCTTTTCCAGAATATCTTATTTAAAAgcccaccagagaattcatacaggtgagaagCCATATTGA